A single Nicotiana tabacum cultivar K326 chromosome 5, ASM71507v2, whole genome shotgun sequence DNA region contains:
- the LOC107801554 gene encoding G2/mitotic-specific cyclin S13-7-like: MASRNVLQQQNIGEAVPGALKQKNMAAAAQGRNRKALGDIGNNMVTVRGVEGKPLPQRPITRGFCAQLLANAQAAAENQKKSMVVNGDAPIVAKGVLPVKGAAKKPVQKKAAVKPKPDVIEISPDTEEQVKENKQKKKAGDDSSVKKATLTSTLTARSKAACGLSHKPKVQIVDIDAADVNNELAVVEYVEDIYNFYKIAENESRIHDYMDSQPEITARMRAILIDWLIEVHHKFELSQETLYLTINIVDRYLAVTTTSRRELQLVGMSAMLIASKYEEIWAPEVNDFVCISDKAYSHEQVLGMEKRILGQLEWYLTVPTPYVFLVRYIKAAVSNAQMENMVYFLAELGLMNYATNIYCPSMIAASAVYVAQHTLNCTPFWNDTLKLHTGFSESQLLGCAKLLVSYHMEAPEHKLKVIYKKYSKPERGAVALQPPAKSLLAASSYE; encoded by the exons ATGGCTTCAAGAAACGTTCTTCAACAGCAGAATATAG GTGAGGCAGTCCCCGGGGCGTTAAAGCAGAAAAATATGGCAGCAGCAGCACAAGGGAGAAATCGCAAGGCGCTTGGTGACATTGGGAATAATATGGTAACTGTTCGTGGTGTCGAGGGAAAGCCACTTCCTCAACGCCCCATAACGAGGGGCTTTTGTGCACAATTGCTCGCTAATGCACAAGCAGCAGCTGAAAACCAAAAG AAATCTATGGTTGTTAATGGGGATGCACCGATCGTTGCTAAAGGAGTTCTACCGGTTAAAGGTGCAGCAAAGAAACCAGTTCAAAAGAAAGCTGCTGTTAAACCAAAGCCTGATGTTATTGAAATTAGTCCTGATACTGAAGAACAAGTGAAGGAAaataagcaaaagaagaaggctgGTGATGATTCTTCAGTAAAGAAAGCAACTCTTACTTCAACTCTCACTGCTAGGAGCAAG GCTGCCTGTGGACTGAGTCATAAACCAAAGGTCCAGATTGTGGATATTGATGCTGCAGATGTGAATAATGAGTTGGCTGTGGTGGAATATGTTGAGGATATTTACAATTTTTATAAGATAGCTGAG AATGAGAGCAGAATTCATGACTACATGGATTCACAGCCTGAGATAACTGCAAGGATGAGAGCTATTCTGATTGATTGGTTGATTGAAGTGCATCACAAATTTGAGCTTAGTCAAGAGACTCTTTACCTTACAATCAATATCGTCGATCGTTACCTCGCTGTGACAACTACATCAAGGAGGGAATTGCAGTTAGTAGGCATGAGTGCTATGCTCATTGCCTCTAAATATGAAGAAATTTGGGCTCCTGAG GTGAATGACTTTGTGTGCATCTCAGATAAAGCTTACAGTCATGAGCAGGTGTTGGGAATGGAGAAAAGGATTCTTGGCCAATTGGAGTGGTACTTAACAGTTCCAACACCTTACGTGTTCCTCGTCCGCTACATTAAAGCTGCTGTTTCCAATGCACAGATGGAAAACATGGTTTATTTCCTGGCTGAATTGGGGTTAATGAATTATGCAACCAATATATACTGCCCATCGATGATTGCTGCCTCAGCAGTCTATGTTGCTCAACACACGCTGAATTGCACTCCATTTTGGAACGACACACTAAAATTGCATACTGGTTTCTCAGAGTCTCAGCTACT GGGTTGTGCAAAGTTGCTCGTAAGCTATCACATGGAAGCTCCAGAACACAAGCTGAAAGTGATTTACAAGAAGTATTCCAAACCAGAGAGAGGTGCTGTTGCACTGCAACCTCCAGCCAAATCCCTCTTGGCTGCTTCTTCATATGAATAG